Within the Clostridium scatologenes genome, the region AATGAGAGAATTATTCTTACAAATAGTATATGGAAGAACTCAAACTGCTTTTTCAGAAGGTGGACTACCTATAGGAGCAGGTCTTGAAGATTTAGGAAAAGGATTAAGAAGCCAGGTTGGTACTATGTATGGTACAAAAGCTAAAGGAACTAGATACCTAGAAATGGCTGAAGGATATGTTACAAATGTAGCTTTAGATGAAAATAACGAAGTTATAGGATATAAATTCGTTCACCTTGGAAAAATGATGGAAATGATAGGAAAAGGTATGGATGCTAACGAAGCTAAAGAAAAAGCTACTGGACAATATGGTAGATTTGATGAAGCTGTAAAAGTTATTGATCCAAGACATGAATAATATATAAGGAGGACGTTTGAAATGGCATTATTTGA harbors:
- a CDS encoding iron-sulfur cluster assembly scaffold protein, yielding MIYSTEVDRMCCVAKGANHQSAPIPEEGKWVRAKEIKDISGLTHGIGWCAPQQGACKLTLNVKDGIIQEALVETIGCSGMTHSAAMASEILPGKTILEALNTDLVCDAINTAMRELFLQIVYGRTQTAFSEGGLPIGAGLEDLGKGLRSQVGTMYGTKAKGTRYLEMAEGYVTNVALDENNEVIGYKFVHLGKMMEMIGKGMDANEAKEKATGQYGRFDEAVKVIDPRHE